The following proteins come from a genomic window of Candidatus Blochmanniella vafra str. BVAF:
- the cysE gene encoding serine O-acetyltransferase — protein sequence MVVNKIDMVWSNMIFEAKLLLNSEPLLMNFLYMFLLKHNSFKDALVYMLSTKLSNVDIKKNDLIGMLKNIYEDDNDIVISAAWDVYVIRLNDPSVSKYITPFLYFKGFHALQAYRIIHWLWNNNREELAMYFYNCISVIFNVDIHPAAKIGRGIMLDHATGVVIGETAVIENNVSIMQSVTLGSTGKIQGNRHPKIKQDVLIGAGAIVLGNIEIGCGAKIGAGSIVLHSVPPYSTVTGKSAQLVS from the coding sequence ATGGTTGTAAATAAAATAGATATGGTTTGGAGTAATATGATATTTGAAGCTAAATTATTGTTGAATTCTGAACCTTTATTGATGAATTTTTTATATATGTTTTTATTAAAACATAACAGTTTTAAGGATGCCTTAGTTTATATGTTGTCTACAAAGTTAAGTAATGTAGATATAAAAAAAAATGATTTAATTGGTATGTTGAAAAATATATATGAAGATGATAATGATATTGTTATTTCTGCGGCATGGGATGTATATGTAATTCGTTTGAATGATCCATCTGTATCAAAATATATTACTCCTTTTTTATATTTTAAAGGATTTCATGCATTACAAGCATATCGCATTATTCATTGGTTATGGAATAATAATCGTGAAGAGTTAGCTATGTATTTTTATAATTGTATTTCTGTTATTTTTAATGTTGATATTCATCCTGCTGCTAAGATTGGACGTGGAATTATGTTGGATCATGCAACTGGAGTGGTGATAGGAGAGACAGCAGTAATAGAAAATAATGTTTCTATAATGCAATCGGTTACATTAGGTAGTACTGGTAAAATTCAGGGGAATCGTCATCCAAAAATAAAGCAAGATGTATTAATTGGAGCTGGAGCCATTGTTTTAGGTAATATTGAAATAGGTTGTGGAGCAAAAATAGGTGCTGGTTCAATTGTGTTACATTCAGTCCCTCCTTATTCTACAGTTACTGGGAAATCTGCTCAATTAGTTAGTTAG
- a CDS encoding ferredoxin--NADP(+) reductase — protein MPTWIDGKIISITHWTNNLFSIVINAKTDKFIAGQFSKIGLKINNKIIQRAYSYINSPNSPNLEFYISKVISGKLTTLLYSLSSEDTILISKESYGQFTINTIPISNNYYFLWMIATGTGISPYLSILDSFDNRLNHFSKIILVHATKYSKNLNYLHKMHTLKKLYKKKLIIQTILSQEQTSHSLYGRIPILIENNTLEKSIGLYLNNKSHIMLCGNPHMILDTKTILYKKYGIKNCPKNKIKRITQERYW, from the coding sequence ATGCCTACATGGATTGATGGAAAAATTATTTCTATTACACACTGGACAAATAATCTATTTAGTATTGTGATAAATGCTAAAACTGATAAATTTATCGCAGGACAATTCTCTAAGATAGGATTAAAAATTAATAATAAGATAATACAACGCGCATACTCTTATATTAATTCTCCAAACAGTCCAAACTTAGAATTTTATATTAGTAAAGTAATCTCTGGAAAATTAACTACTTTACTATATTCTTTATCTTCTGAAGATACTATACTAATCTCTAAGGAGTCATACGGACAATTTACAATTAATACAATTCCTATTTCTAATAATTATTATTTTCTATGGATGATTGCAACAGGAACAGGAATAAGCCCATATCTATCTATACTTGATAGTTTTGACAATAGACTCAATCATTTTTCAAAAATTATATTAGTTCACGCAACTAAATACTCCAAAAATTTAAATTATTTGCATAAAATGCACACATTAAAAAAACTGTATAAAAAAAAACTAATCATACAAACCATTCTTAGCCAAGAACAAACTTCTCATTCATTATATGGTCGAATACCGATTTTAATAGAGAATAATACTTTAGAAAAAAGCATAGGACTATACTTAAATAATAAAAGTCATATAATGCTTTGCGGAAACCCTCATATGATACTAGATACTAAAACAATACTATACAAAAAGTATGGAATAAAAAACTGCCCCAAAAATAAGATAAAACGCATCACTCAAGAACGATACTGGTAA
- the tpiA gene encoding triose-phosphate isomerase — translation MTSPLIIGNWKLNGTRQKIQESLSILTKEKIIQYKKHIDVAIAPPIVYLSLVNDYLLKNCTYFSNQTKHKYIELCAQNVDINLSGAFTGDISAAMLKDLGVKYVLIGHSERRKYHKENTTYIAKKITTVKKIKLIPILCIGENQQDYDSGSTQLTCAYQIDSVINLTGIQAFKNTIIAYEPIWAIGNGINVCPKHVQSIHEFIRQRIALHDTHIAKQILIQYGGSVNLNNAIQLLEQKDVNGLLIGAASLNMNTFIQIIQTIEQYLQNKLY, via the coding sequence ATGACATCCCCATTAATAATAGGTAATTGGAAACTAAATGGCACACGACAAAAAATACAAGAATCATTATCTATTTTAACTAAAGAAAAAATAATTCAATATAAAAAACATATTGATGTAGCTATAGCTCCTCCTATAGTATATCTAAGTTTAGTTAATGATTACCTATTAAAAAATTGCACCTACTTTTCTAATCAAACTAAGCACAAATATATTGAATTATGCGCTCAAAATGTCGACATTAATTTATCAGGTGCATTCACTGGAGATATCTCAGCAGCAATGCTAAAAGATTTAGGAGTAAAATATGTCCTTATTGGACATTCTGAACGCAGAAAATATCACAAAGAAAATACTACATATATCGCAAAAAAAATCACTACTGTAAAAAAAATAAAATTAATACCTATTTTATGTATTGGAGAAAACCAACAAGACTACGACTCTGGATCCACACAACTAACATGCGCTTATCAAATTGACTCTGTAATTAACTTAACAGGAATACAGGCATTTAAAAATACAATTATTGCTTACGAGCCTATATGGGCAATCGGTAATGGAATAAATGTATGCCCAAAACATGTACAATCAATTCATGAATTTATACGACAACGCATTGCTCTACATGATACACACATAGCAAAACAAATATTAATACAATACGGCGGTTCCGTAAATTTAAATAATGCTATTCAACTTCTTGAACAAAAAGACGTCAATGGATTATTAATTGGAGCTGCTTCTTTAAACATGAACACTTTTATTCAAATTATACAAACTATTGAACAATATCTTCAAAATAAACTTTACTAA
- the gpsA gene encoding NAD(P)H-dependent glycerol-3-phosphate dehydrogenase, with translation MCILSLAQKPIAITVIGAGAYGTAIAVALSKGGNAVVLWGHNSKHIEILKSNRSNPINLPNIPFPPLLYLEKSLSIALSVSKNILIAVPSYVFSCVLLKIKINLTDKIRVIIASKGLEPNTGRLLKDVVDDVLGNNVSFAIISGPTFARELAIGLPTAITLTSNDVDFSYDIQKLLFSVKNLRVYRNTDVVGVQVAGAVKNVIAIGVGISDGLGFGANARTALITRGLAEMSRLGVAMGATDSVFSGLAGLGDLVLTCIDNQSRNRRFGVLLGEGINIDQARKKIGQVIEGVYSAKAIHMLSIKHKVIMPITNQIYQILYENKNIYESVYELLRQTYVDEIEISS, from the coding sequence TTGTGTATCCTGAGTTTAGCGCAAAAACCAATTGCTATTACTGTGATTGGAGCTGGAGCATATGGAACAGCGATAGCTGTTGCTTTATCTAAAGGTGGTAATGCAGTTGTGTTATGGGGACATAATTCTAAACATATTGAGATACTTAAAAGTAATCGATCTAATCCAATTAATTTACCTAATATTCCTTTTCCTCCTTTGTTATATTTAGAGAAGTCTTTATCGATAGCCTTAAGTGTTTCTAAGAACATTCTAATTGCTGTTCCTAGTTACGTTTTTAGTTGTGTGTTGTTAAAGATAAAGATAAATTTGACAGATAAAATTCGTGTTATTATTGCTTCTAAGGGTTTGGAGCCTAATACTGGTCGATTATTAAAGGATGTAGTTGATGATGTTTTGGGGAATAATGTTTCTTTTGCTATAATTTCTGGTCCAACTTTTGCTCGAGAACTTGCTATAGGTTTGCCTACTGCAATAACTTTGACATCTAATGATGTTGATTTTAGTTATGATATTCAAAAACTATTATTTTCTGTTAAAAATCTTCGAGTATATAGAAATACTGATGTTGTTGGGGTTCAGGTAGCAGGAGCTGTAAAGAATGTTATTGCAATTGGCGTAGGCATATCTGATGGATTAGGGTTTGGGGCTAATGCTAGAACTGCTTTAATTACTCGAGGTTTAGCTGAAATGTCTAGATTAGGAGTTGCGATGGGTGCTACTGATAGCGTATTTTCAGGATTAGCTGGATTAGGAGATTTGGTATTGACTTGTATTGATAATCAATCGCGTAATCGTCGTTTTGGTGTCTTGTTAGGGGAAGGGATAAATATTGATCAAGCTAGAAAAAAAATAGGTCAGGTAATAGAGGGGGTGTATAGTGCGAAAGCAATACACATGTTATCTATTAAACATAAGGTTATTATGCCTATTACCAATCAAATATATCAGATTTTATATGAAAATAAAAATATTTATGAGTCGGTCTATGAATTGTTGAGACAAACATATGTTGATGAAATAGAAATTTCAAGTTAA
- the pfkA gene encoding 6-phosphofructokinase, producing MIKRIGVLTSGGDSPGMNAAIRGVVRTGLSEGLEVYGIYDGYLGLFQNRMILLNHCSVSDIINRGGTFLGSSRFPDFRKYTIREKVVRNIKKRNLDALVIIGGDGSYIGAKKLSDMGCPCIGLPGTIDNDVSGTDYTIGYFTALETIIEAIDRLRDTSSSHQRVSIVEVMGRYCGDLTIAAAIAGGCEFVVVPELKFEVQDLVNKVKFDIAKGKKHAIVAITEHICNVFDLAKYIEKKTGKETRATVLGYIQRGGKPVAYDRILGSRMGVYSVELLLQGCSGCCIGIQNEKLVYNDISSIIQQCVHRPFRQDFFRTAKRLF from the coding sequence ATGATAAAAAGAATAGGAGTATTGACAAGTGGTGGAGATTCTCCTGGGATGAATGCAGCTATTCGGGGAGTCGTTCGTACGGGGTTGTCTGAAGGTTTAGAAGTTTATGGTATATATGATGGTTATTTGGGATTATTCCAAAATCGTATGATTTTATTAAATCATTGTAGTGTATCAGATATAATTAATAGAGGTGGTACGTTTCTTGGATCTTCTCGTTTTCCGGATTTTAGAAAATATACTATTAGAGAAAAGGTTGTGCGTAACATTAAAAAACGTAATCTTGATGCTCTAGTGATTATAGGTGGGGATGGGTCTTATATTGGTGCAAAAAAGTTAAGTGATATGGGATGTCCTTGTATTGGATTACCTGGGACTATTGATAATGATGTTTCTGGAACAGATTATACTATTGGTTATTTTACAGCTTTAGAAACAATTATTGAGGCAATTGATCGGTTACGGGATACTTCTTCTTCACATCAACGTGTTTCTATTGTGGAGGTTATGGGTCGTTATTGTGGAGATTTAACTATAGCAGCAGCTATAGCAGGAGGTTGTGAATTTGTTGTTGTACCTGAATTAAAATTTGAAGTGCAAGATTTAGTTAATAAAGTCAAATTTGATATTGCTAAGGGTAAAAAACATGCAATAGTTGCTATTACTGAGCATATTTGTAATGTATTTGATTTAGCAAAGTATATTGAGAAAAAAACCGGAAAGGAAACTCGAGCCACTGTTTTAGGATATATTCAACGTGGGGGAAAACCAGTTGCGTATGATCGTATTTTAGGATCTAGAATGGGGGTGTATTCTGTTGAATTGTTATTACAGGGATGTAGTGGGTGTTGTATTGGAATTCAAAATGAAAAATTAGTATATAATGATATTAGTAGTATTATACAACAATGTGTTCATCGACCATTTCGACAAGATTTTTTTAGGACAGCAAAAAGATTATTTTAA